In Stanieria sp. NIES-3757, the DNA window CTGTGATTATCAATTAGAACCAGGTGGAGATTATATGTTTACTGTCCGTACTCAGATGTAGCTAAGTATCTTTCAATCAAAAGAATAGCCACAAGATCGTCTACTGGACGAGGAGGAACTCGCATTCCTTGAGGAATTAATTTTTTTAAACCTTGAGGTGGATACATCTGCCAGTAACGTTCCCTAGCTTCAAAAGAACTATTATTTTCATCAACCATCACTAAGGGAATTGGCAAAGATAACTCCGATTCAATTTGCTGTCGCCAGCTTTTGGCTGTAGTTAAATTACCCATCACAATTAGTTTGATTTCAAATTGCCGAGATAAGTTTTCCATCTCAGCTAACGCCAGCTTAGAATCAACTACTTGATGATAAACAATCTGGTGAGCAGAATTCATCACCGCAATACCACATTTATCTCTACCTGGATCAAAACCTAAAATCATTATTGTTAGTGTTTGATTGTCAATAATTGATTTAAAAATACCTCAACAACCAAAAGATAAATTTACGTTTTTTAAGCTTAAATTGAGCTTAACAAAAATAAAGTTACCTGTTGAGTGCAGGTAACTAAATGGCTTGTTATGGAGGAATGACAATTAGACCAAAACAACTATTTATGCTTGATTACTATTAAGGAGTAGAGCATCTCGATCATAATTATTCGTAGCTAGCGAGGGCAAGAGCGATTTAGTCACCCATGAATCACACAAAACCACGAACTATCGCTGTTGTTGGTCTACAATGACAATACCTACCACAATAATAGTCTTATATCTATCTATTTGTCAATAATAATAGATTTAAATCTATCAACATTATAGGAATTTATCTTCTAAAATAAGAGCAATTTGAGTTATCT includes these proteins:
- a CDS encoding Resolvase RNase H domain protein fold protein translates to MILGFDPGRDKCGIAVMNSAHQIVYHQVVDSKLALAEMENLSRQFEIKLIVMGNLTTAKSWRQQIESELSLPIPLVMVDENNSSFEARERYWQMYPPQGLKKLIPQGMRVPPRPVDDLVAILLIERYLATSEYGQ